The DNA segment TATTTGGAGATAAACATATTATTAATGTATTATTTTTCATATTAATATTCATTTTTTATTTTAATTTGAATTAGATATAAACAAAGAAACAATAAATAAGAAAAGAACTAGAGGAAACTGCAAAAATAACATTGGATCACCTACAAAACTAACTAAAAGAGTTGTTAATCCAATTATACTAATGTCTTTTAATTCTATTTCCTCAATTCTTAATTTATATAATTTATATAGAATAAGAGAAAAAAGGAAAAGAGCAATAATCCCTCCTTCAACTGCAATCATTAAATATTGATTATGATAGTGATAAGAAGTGACAAAATTTTTTACATTTTCATTCATAAATTTATAATCATGTTCAGCTATAACTTTTTTAGCTGCAATTTCATAATCTCCTAAACCATATCCAAAGAATGGTCTATCTTTTAATGCATCATATGTAATTATCCAAAAAGCTGCACGAATTCCCCAAGAACTATCAAAATTACTATTTAAAATGGCTTTATTTATACTAGCTACAGTAGTATTTACACGGGTTTGAAATGTATTTAAATTTGAATATGCAAAATACATAATACTTATTAAGAAAAATAAACTAATAATAATTTTTTTAATATTAGCCCTAAATTTAACTATAACAAATATAATTAAAGTAGTTAAAAAAGCAACTTGTCCTGTTCTTCCATTGGAAATCATTAGATTTATAAAAGTCATAATAAAAAAAGAAATTATTAAAATTCTAATCTTTAATGATTTATCTTCAAATGTAATTTTATATAACAGAACTAAAGAAGTAAAGGCTAAAAAAACACTATAATGAATTGATGTCATAAAAGGTGCTATATTTCCCCCAGTATTCTCAATTATTCCAAAATTAAAATAAATACTATAAGATAATAGTTCACTAATAAAAACACCCACAAAAAATGCATTTAAAATTACATTAGTCCACTCTTTTTTTATTAAAATAACTATTGCTGGTAAAATTATCCAATAAGAGTAGAGCCTTAGATGTCTTATTGTATTAGTTGTATCATCTCCCCAAAAGGAACTTATAATAATATATATGAAATATAAAATTATAAATTTAAAAATATCTTTTTCTTTTAATTTTTCAAAACTATTTTTATAATTTCTTTTTAATATCACTAAAAGGACAAACCATATTAAAAAAAAACTAATTGCAGCCCTTGAAAGAGGGAGGGTAAAGGCAAAAACTATCAATGAATAGTAAGAAATCCTTTCTAAAGGTATTGAACTTAAACTTTTTATATTTAACATTTGATTCTCTAATAATTTTATTTAATAATAAAAGAACTATTATCTTCTTTTAATAATTCCTCTTTTTTTGCATGGGTCCATTTTCCTCTTGGTTTATCAATATACTGAAAATACTCATTAGTAAAACTTCCTTGCACACAAGTTATTTTATTGTGTCTACTATTTACTTTATCTTCACCTATTGCAAGATTTAGTACTGTTGGTCCTGTTAAATCATAAACACCATTACCTATCTTTTTTTGTTCAATATTTTCAACTATCAAATCAAGAGTTTTTTTTAGATACTTATTACCAGGAGCACTTGCTATAAAGTAGTTGCTATAATTATGTTTAGTCATTAAAAAAACCTCTTCATCATTAGGCTTTATAATTTTTGATAAAGGCCAGACAAGATGGGCATCAATATCTAAATAAACTCCTCCCTCTTTTAAAAGGGTAAAAACTCTCCAAAAATCAGCTTGTGCTGCCCCATCAGTTAGTTTTTTAAAAGCTTCAAACTGCTCTTTAGTTCCATTCTTTTCTATATATTCAAGTCTAGCTTCTGTACTTACATATCTATATTCAAAATCTAAAGATAGTAACCTATTAAAAAGATAGTTTAAATAAACTGGAAGACTTGAGCGATTCGAGTAGTTTGTTTGCCAAATAATTTTTGTAATCTTATATTTTTTATCAGATTTAATTTTTGCTTTACTAATTTCAGGAATTGTAAATCTTTTTTTTGGAAAAAAGAAATGAAAAGGATAGCAAATTAGAACTTTACTTACATTACCAATAATTTTTGATAACCTATTTGCCAAAATAATTGAAAAAGACATTTACTCTCCTAATTTAAAAAAGTTATTATATAAAAAAGAAACTGATTATTGACTGTAAAATCACACATTTTTAAGTTCATCTAAAAGCTTGAAAAAACCCTTGGCATCACGAGAAGAATCTCTAATTAAAGAGAGCTTGCCAAAAGAGTTTATTAGAGTTAATCTTTTTCTTAAAAATCTTAATCTATCTAAAAAATCTCTATTATTTGTATTATTTACATACAAATTTATAATATAGCTATAAGAAAACTCAATATTCTCTAACTTTGTCATTGAAGATAAAAGTAAAAGTAAATCTCTGAACTGTAAAGTCTTTAAATCAATTTTTTCATCAAAACTATCTTCTAAATCAATTACATATACTTTTTTATCAAAAAAAGTAAAATTTCTACTTTGTGCACCACCATGATACTCAGATGCATTATGAATTTTACAAAGTTCCAAAATATACAAATCCAAATAGTTGTAAAACTCTTTTTCATCTTTAGTAAAACGAATTAAATCATATATGTGAGTTCCACAATCACTTAATACAAAAAAATCTTTTGTTGAGCCTAAAACATCAGGTACATTTATTCCTAAGCTTTTAAATCTTACTAATTTTTCTGTTTCAAAAATTATAGATTCAACAGCACTTTTAGTTTGTACAGGTATTAAAACTTCAAAAGGCAAAAGTTTATAAAAGATCTTGTGAAATATATTTGAAGAGGTTTTTCTTCCTCTTTTTATCCAATATTTTTCACCTTCATATTCAATGCTGAAAATCTCTTTATTCTCTTTTAGAAACTCTTTAGTAACGAATTTCTCAAAGTTTTTATTCTCAAAGGGTATAAAATTCTGCATGTTTATGTTTAAACCTTTTATGTTGCCAAAACCATTGTTCTGGTTTATCTCTAATTTGCTCTTCAATTAAAGTTGCTTGTAGTTGCGTTAACTCTTTTATTTTATCATCAGTTTTAAACTCATAACTATTTGCATCAATTAGTTGTCCAACTTTTATTGTATAGTCTCTAAAATCATTCATCTCACAAAAAATAGGCACTAATACTGAATCAAATTTTAAAGCAAGTCTAGAAACAGAATCTGTTGCCATAACTTTTTCACCAAAGAACTCAACTTCTACTCCAATACCAATATGTTGATCAACCACAACTGCCACATGTTGATTCTGTTTTAAAGCCTTTAACATCCCTTTAGCAGCAATTTTTTTATCTACCATAATAATATTGTTATTGTCCCTTGCTTGAATATATAACTCATTCATCAAAGGATTGTTCATTTTTCTATTTACTACTGCAATTGTTCCAAATTTTAGTGCGCAATATGGTAATGCAATCTCCCATCCACCATAATGAGCTGTAAAGAAGATAATTTTTTTACCATTTTTTATAGCATCCCAAACCAAATCTTCATTTGTCATTTTAGCTTTTGCAAAAATTTCCTCTTTTGTAGCATTTTGATTCTCTATAAACTCATACATATTAAAAATCAGAGATTTATATGATTCATAGATTATGCTATATTTTTTTTCATCACTCATCTCATCTTTAAAAGCTATATCAAGATTTGTTTTTACAATTTTTCTATATTTTTTACTACTAACTGAAGCAATCCAAGCCAAAGATTTTAAAATAGGTTTTAAGATAAAATTGGGAGTATAATTGAATAGAAATCTAAAAAATAGATACAGATAATAAACAAACTTATGAGAAGTTTTAATTTCCATATAAGAGATCCTTCGCCATTTCAACAATTCTTTTTTCGTCAATACTATTTATAGAAAAATCCTCTCTGTTTAATTTCAAAGGATTTACAAAAGAGTCTGATTCAATAACTTTGTTTATTTTAGTCTCATAGGTGTTTCTTTTTCCTGGTGTACAACCAAAAATAGTTATTGAGGGTATGTTAAGTGCCCAAGCCATATGTGTTGGACCTGTATCATTTCCAATAACCAAATCAACTTTTGATACTAGATATTTTAAATTATTTAAATCAAGTTTTGGTAAAACCTTAGCATTTGAGTTTGAAGCAATGAAAGTTGCACTAGCTTTTTCATCTTCATTTCCCCATGCAATTAAGATATTTTCCTCTAAATAGTTTGATATTTTAGCAAACTTCTCTTTAGAATATATTTTTGAAGGCCAACTTGCCCCAACAATCAAAAGAATACTCTTTTTTGTTTGTGATAAAAAACTATCAATTTCAATACTTTTTTTAAAAAACAAAAAAGACTTTTTATTAAGAATATCATCCTTTGAAAAATTAATCTCAAAGGGTTTTAATATCACATCTAAATTTCTTTCAATAACATTTTTTGAATAGTCTGATTCAACCTTTGTTGAATAAAAGATTGAAGCTAAACCTTCTCTTGTTGAATCTTTACTAAAGCCAGCAATTTTTTTGCCAAGTAATCTTGAGACAATTGCAGATTTTATTAAACCTTGGGCATCAATTACTAAATCATAACTGTTTTTTGAGTACTCTCTTAACTCTTTTATTTGAGAAAAAATTTTACTTTTATCTTTTTTAATAGCTTTTAAATCAATTTTATAGATATTATCAATATCTGGATTCTCTTCAAGCACTTGTGAAAATGCTCTCTCGACAAACCAATCAATTTTAATATTTGAATTATATTTTTTAAGAAATTGTAAGGCAATCATTGCATGGATTATATCACCCATTGCAGAGAGTTTTACTATGGCAATTTTCATGAATAGATACAAACTTTCAAATCTTTTGGAGTCTCCAACTTATCTACCTCATTTTTTACCATAAATATCTCTTTTTCAAAGAAGAGATTAAGCTCATTTCCAACTAACTTATACTCAACTTTAGGATTTGATAAATCTTGGTTTATAGTTAAATTTAAAGAGATCATAAATGAAAGCCACTGCATAACATCAAGCTCTGGAAGCAACTGTTCATAATCTTTTAAATCTTTTCTTTTTGGAAGTGCTTTTTTTGAAAATTTAATTGTATGAGCTACAACTACCCTTGAAGAGTGAAGGAAATCATAATTTAAACCATGCAAAATAAAATCAAAAGTATTGTCATTTGATTTATAGAAGTTTAAAGCATTACCTATAGAGTGAAGCTTTGAAGCTATTATTAAAAGAACTCTATATTTAGGAGGAAGATTATGCAACTCTTGTAAAGCATCAAAAATTGCTCCTGCATTTCTACCAAAATAAGCACTTTGTCTCTCATCAATTTGAAACCTATCAAGAAGATTTCTAACACTTACATTAAAATTAACTGGAAAGATATAATTAGAGTTTCTTAAAAGGTCGTTTAAGTAAACCCCTTCTCTAACACCAGCACCAGAGGTAATAACCCTTTTTATTTGTAACTCTTCTAGAATTGTTTTAAAGATAAAAGTACCCTCTTTAATGGTATCAAATCTATCTTTTTTAACTCCAAGAGTTTTTAATATTTCACAATCTTTTGCATTTATTATTTCATCACAAATATATTTATTTAAATCAACACTATAACTATATCCATGCAAGATATCTAAAGGGTAATTGTTTTTAATCATAATTACCTTACTCAAAGCTCTTATTGTACCACCAATCCCAACAACAGTTTGAGGTATCTCATGTCCACAATCTAAAACCTCTTGAAGTTTCTCTAAAATATGATTTTTTGCACCAACATAATCATTTTTATTAAAAAATAGCTCAGATAGTCTTACAGTTCCTATATCTAGTGAAATACACTTTTCTATCTTTTTATCTTTTATAAAAGCAAATTCAGTAGAACCACCACCAATATCCACAGTAACAAATCTATCACTATATACTAAATTAAGTGCAGCTATTCCGCCATAATAAGCCTCTTTTTTTCCATCAATAACTTTTATATTAAGACCTAATTCATTTCGAACCCTATTTAAAAAGAGATTTGAATTTGGAGCATCTCTTAATGCAGAAGTTGCAACACAGATAATTTTTCTTGATTTTAATGCTTTGGATATATTTAAAAAAGATTCTAATGAGTTAAAAGCTCTTTGCATGGGAGCTTCCTGGAGATTGCCACCATTTTCGTAGCAACCTTCAGATATCTTTACACGACTTCTCGTCTCATTTATTAAGTTAAATGCGAACCTACTTGTCTTCTCCAAAACAACCATTCGCATTGAGTTGGACCCAATGTCAATAATAGTTGTTATTTTGGCCATATTAAGCTTCTTCTTCCTGTAATTGTTCGTATTTAAATTGCAACTCTTCCATTGTCTCTTGATTATCTGGATCTACTATAATACAATCAACAGGACAAACTTCTACACATGCTGGTTCTTCATAATGACCTACACACTCTGTACACCTATCTGGATCAATAACATATATTGGATCACCCTCTTCTATCGCATAATTTGGACATTCTTCCCTACAAGCATCACATGCTATGCATTCATCAGTAATTATTAAAGACATTAACCTTTTCCCTAACTAAATTTATATTCTGTTGGAGTTATAACCTAAATATCTTTAATAATTTCTTTAAGTAATATAAAAAAGCTAACTTTTTTAGTCATAATTAAGAATTAGAGATTTTAATAGTAAAAAAAGTATCAAAAAGTAATATTTTTTTAAAAGAAAAATTATTGTTAAATAGGGAAAAACCTATTTAACAATTTAGCATTAAGCTAGAGCTTTTGCTATCTCTTTTGCAGCTTCTCTTCCATCTGCTGCTGCAGTTACAGCTAAGTGAGCACCTCTTTGGCAATCTCCACCCGCATAAACTTTTTTATTTGAAGTTTGATAGTTATTTGTGATTATTCCGCCCCAAGAGTTAAGTTCAACATTTAACTCTTTTAAAAATGCTGGAGCCTCAGGAGCAAAACCAAGAGCAAAAATGATTACATCTGCTTCTTCAATATATTCACTTCCTTCAACCTCTTTAACACTTCTTCTTCCACTTGCATCTGGTTCACTTAAAGCTGTCTCTAATAACTCAATTCCAACAGCTATATCACCCTCTTTTATAACTCTTTTAGGACTTACATTGAAGATAAATTCAACTCCTTCCTCTTTTGAGTTAACAACCTCTTTTTTAGATCCTGGCATATTTGCTTCATCTCTTCTATATAGACATTTAACGCTCATAGCACCTTCTCTAACAGATGATCTAACACAGTCCATTGCTGTATCTCCACCACCAATTACTACGACTCTTTTATCTTTTACATCTATAAAGTTATCATCTTTAGTTCCAAAGTTTCTTTTTTGAATTCCAGTTAAAAATTGCATTGCTAAATATGCATTAGGAGAATCTTCACCTTCAATTTTAGGAAATCTTCCACTTTTTGCACCAATTCCAAGATAAATTGCATCAAACTCTTTTTCAAGTTCAGCAATACTTATATCTTTTCCAACTTCACAATTTGTATGTAGTTTCATTCCAGCTTCAAGTAACCAATTTACTCTTCTAATAACTGTTGATTTATCAAGTTTAAATCCAGGGATTCCATACATTAAAAGTCCCCCTGCTCTATCTTCTCTTTCAAACATTTCAACTTCAAAACCTCTTCTTAAAAGGAAAGTTGCTGCTGAAATTCCTGAAGGTCCAGAACCAATAACTGCTACTTTTTTACCTGCTGTTAAAG comes from the Halarcobacter ebronensis genome and includes:
- a CDS encoding O-antigen ligase family protein; translated protein: MLNIKSLSSIPLERISYYSLIVFAFTLPLSRAAISFFLIWFVLLVILKRNYKNSFEKLKEKDIFKFIILYFIYIIISSFWGDDTTNTIRHLRLYSYWIILPAIVILIKKEWTNVILNAFFVGVFISELLSYSIYFNFGIIENTGGNIAPFMTSIHYSVFLAFTSLVLLYKITFEDKSLKIRILIISFFIMTFINLMISNGRTGQVAFLTTLIIFVIVKFRANIKKIIISLFFLISIMYFAYSNLNTFQTRVNTTVASINKAILNSNFDSSWGIRAAFWIITYDALKDRPFFGYGLGDYEIAAKKVIAEHDYKFMNENVKNFVTSYHYHNQYLMIAVEGGIIALFLFSLILYKLYKLRIEEIELKDISIIGLTTLLVSFVGDPMLFLQFPLVLFLFIVSLFISNSN
- a CDS encoding YfhL family 4Fe-4S dicluster ferredoxin, coding for MSLIITDECIACDACREECPNYAIEEGDPIYVIDPDRCTECVGHYEEPACVEVCPVDCIIVDPDNQETMEELQFKYEQLQEEEA
- a CDS encoding glycosyltransferase family 32 protein; the encoded protein is MSFSIILANRLSKIIGNVSKVLICYPFHFFFPKKRFTIPEISKAKIKSDKKYKITKIIWQTNYSNRSSLPVYLNYLFNRLLSLDFEYRYVSTEARLEYIEKNGTKEQFEAFKKLTDGAAQADFWRVFTLLKEGGVYLDIDAHLVWPLSKIIKPNDEEVFLMTKHNYSNYFIASAPGNKYLKKTLDLIVENIEQKKIGNGVYDLTGPTVLNLAIGEDKVNSRHNKITCVQGSFTNEYFQYIDKPRGKWTHAKKEELLKEDNSSFIIK
- the waaC gene encoding lipopolysaccharide heptosyltransferase I, with amino-acid sequence MKIAIVKLSAMGDIIHAMIALQFLKKYNSNIKIDWFVERAFSQVLEENPDIDNIYKIDLKAIKKDKSKIFSQIKELREYSKNSYDLVIDAQGLIKSAIVSRLLGKKIAGFSKDSTREGLASIFYSTKVESDYSKNVIERNLDVILKPFEINFSKDDILNKKSFLFFKKSIEIDSFLSQTKKSILLIVGASWPSKIYSKEKFAKISNYLEENILIAWGNEDEKASATFIASNSNAKVLPKLDLNNLKYLVSKVDLVIGNDTGPTHMAWALNIPSITIFGCTPGKRNTYETKINKVIESDSFVNPLKLNREDFSINSIDEKRIVEMAKDLLYGN
- a CDS encoding Ppx/GppA phosphatase family protein; protein product: MAKITTIIDIGSNSMRMVVLEKTSRFAFNLINETRSRVKISEGCYENGGNLQEAPMQRAFNSLESFLNISKALKSRKIICVATSALRDAPNSNLFLNRVRNELGLNIKVIDGKKEAYYGGIAALNLVYSDRFVTVDIGGGSTEFAFIKDKKIEKCISLDIGTVRLSELFFNKNDYVGAKNHILEKLQEVLDCGHEIPQTVVGIGGTIRALSKVIMIKNNYPLDILHGYSYSVDLNKYICDEIINAKDCEILKTLGVKKDRFDTIKEGTFIFKTILEELQIKRVITSGAGVREGVYLNDLLRNSNYIFPVNFNVSVRNLLDRFQIDERQSAYFGRNAGAIFDALQELHNLPPKYRVLLIIASKLHSIGNALNFYKSNDNTFDFILHGLNYDFLHSSRVVVAHTIKFSKKALPKRKDLKDYEQLLPELDVMQWLSFMISLNLTINQDLSNPKVEYKLVGNELNLFFEKEIFMVKNEVDKLETPKDLKVCIYS
- a CDS encoding lipid A biosynthesis lauroyl acyltransferase, translating into MEIKTSHKFVYYLYLFFRFLFNYTPNFILKPILKSLAWIASVSSKKYRKIVKTNLDIAFKDEMSDEKKYSIIYESYKSLIFNMYEFIENQNATKEEIFAKAKMTNEDLVWDAIKNGKKIIFFTAHYGGWEIALPYCALKFGTIAVVNRKMNNPLMNELYIQARDNNNIIMVDKKIAAKGMLKALKQNQHVAVVVDQHIGIGVEVEFFGEKVMATDSVSRLALKFDSVLVPIFCEMNDFRDYTIKVGQLIDANSYEFKTDDKIKELTQLQATLIEEQIRDKPEQWFWQHKRFKHKHAEFYTL
- a CDS encoding kinase, yielding MQNFIPFENKNFEKFVTKEFLKENKEIFSIEYEGEKYWIKRGRKTSSNIFHKIFYKLLPFEVLIPVQTKSAVESIIFETEKLVRFKSLGINVPDVLGSTKDFFVLSDCGTHIYDLIRFTKDEKEFYNYLDLYILELCKIHNASEYHGGAQSRNFTFFDKKVYVIDLEDSFDEKIDLKTLQFRDLLLLLSSMTKLENIEFSYSYIINLYVNNTNNRDFLDRLRFLRKRLTLINSFGKLSLIRDSSRDAKGFFKLLDELKNV
- a CDS encoding glutamate synthase subunit beta, with translation MLNFTKFERISPEKRDVLQRLKDYGEVYQVFEKQRAREQADRCMQCGDPYCHTGCPLHNFIPAWLKQTAEKDMELAFALSNETSPFPEILGRICPQDVLCEGACSLNTGHGAVSIGAIETHLNERAFENGLKPRFSPLTAGKKVAVIGSGPSGISAATFLLRRGFEVEMFEREDRAGGLLMYGIPGFKLDKSTVIRRVNWLLEAGMKLHTNCEVGKDISIAELEKEFDAIYLGIGAKSGRFPKIEGEDSPNAYLAMQFLTGIQKRNFGTKDDNFIDVKDKRVVVIGGGDTAMDCVRSSVREGAMSVKCLYRRDEANMPGSKKEVVNSKEEGVEFIFNVSPKRVIKEGDIAVGIELLETALSEPDASGRRSVKEVEGSEYIEEADVIIFALGFAPEAPAFLKELNVELNSWGGIITNNYQTSNKKVYAGGDCQRGAHLAVTAAADGREAAKEIAKALA